A window of Belonocnema kinseyi isolate 2016_QV_RU_SX_M_011 chromosome 9, B_treatae_v1, whole genome shotgun sequence contains these coding sequences:
- the LOC117180227 gene encoding glycerol kinase-like — protein MQLLSDLTGLEVERAKETEMSILGVALLAGLQSGTWKSKEDLPKIRTIDLFKPNKDRGLKYEPIFNQWNKAVDRFKQWY, from the exons ATGCAATTACTGTCGGACTTAACGGGATTGGAAGTTGAGAGAGCTAAAGAGACTGAAATGTCAATTTTGGGAGTCGCACTTCTTGCAGGATTGCAATCTG GAACATGGAAAAGTAAAGAAGATTTACCTAAAATTCGCACAATCGACCTTTTCAAGCCAAATAAAGATAGGGGTTTAAAATATGAACCGATTTTTAATCAATGGAACAAAGCAGTTGACAGGTTTAAACAATGGTATTAA
- the LOC117179950 gene encoding putative glycerol kinase 5 isoform X2 codes for MKYVAALDVGTTTVRCHILDENAVTIVSSAEKVELLYPKSGYVEIDPDDLWTTICKVCKYCIQESGIDPKLISCLGISSQRGTFLTWDLETGKHYHKFITWKDLRADTMVKEWNSSFTMKTLRAGSNALYAFFRSKRFLAGSVLKLMNTQTTLRLLWAVQNVPGLQEAAIRGKAVYGGVDCWLLYKLTGKHVTDVSSASATGLFDPFTMEWAGWALGIFKLPRSLFPEVRDTAGNFGTVPKDLFGAEIPIFCSMADQAASLYGSGCFKPGDLKVTMGTGSFLNVNTGQEPHASVTGLYPLVGWRLGSELVYVVEGASNDTGSLIEWAKFLGIINQFSETSDLANSVEDSNGVYFVPAFSGLQAPINDPLAAAGFLGLKPTSGKAHLTRSLLESLVFRILLLYKALLNETRFSYQRIR; via the exons GTCGAACTTCTGTATCCAAAGTCTGGTTATGTTGAAATTGACCCAGATGATCTGTGGACTACTATATGCAAAGTATGCAAATATTGTATACAAG AAAGTGGAATTGACCCGAAATTAATTTCTTGTCTGGGAATATCTTCGCAACGTGGTACTTTTCTCACGTGGGATTTAGAGACAGGAAAGCATTATCACAA ATTTATAACATGGAAGGATTTGAGAGCAGACACAATGGTAAAAGAATGGAATTCTTCATTTACGATGAAGACTCTTCGAGCAGGATCAAATGCTCTTTATGCTTTTTTCCGAAGCAAAAGATTTTTAGCCGGAAGTGTCTTAAAACTCATGAATACTCAG aCAACTCTAAGATTGTTGTGGGCCGTCCAAAATGTGCCAGGACTTCAAGAAGCGGCTATCCGTGGAAAAGCCGTCTATGGTGGAGTTGATTGCTGGCTTCTTTACAAATTAACGG gaaAACATGTCACGGATGTTTCGAGTGCCTCTGCTACTGGATTGTTTGATCCTTTCACAATGGAATGGGCTGGGTGGGCCTTAGGTATTTTTAAATTGCCCCGTTCTTTATTTCCGGAAGTGCGGGACACTGCTGGAAATTTTGGCACGGTACCCAAAGATTTATTCGGAGCTGAAATTCCCATTTTTTGTTCA atGGCGGATCAAGCTGCTTCTTTATATGGATCAGGGTGTTTTAAACCTGGCGATTTAAAAGTCACAATGGGAACAGGTTCGTTTTTAAATGTGAATACTGGCCAGGAGCCTCATGCTTCGGTAACag GCTTGTATCCTTTAGTTGGATGGCGATTAGGATCCGAATTAGTATACGTCGTCGAAGGTGCTTCAAATGATACTGGATCTCTTATCGAGTGGGCAAAATTCCtag GTATTATCAATCAGTTCTCGGAGACTTCTGATCTAGCAAACTCAGTAGAAGATTCAAATGGGGTTTATTTCGTTCCAGCTTTTAGTGGATTGcaa gcACCAATTAACGATCCGTTAGCTGCAGCGGGATTTTTAGGATTGAAGCCTACTTCAGGAAAAGCACATCTAACTCGTTCTTTACTGGAAAGTCTTGTATTCAGGATACTCCTTCTATATAAAGCTTTGCTCAATGAAACACGATTTTCATATCAAAGGATAAGGTAA
- the LOC117179950 gene encoding putative glycerol kinase 5 isoform X1 → MTTIRVTNFQRMKYVAALDVGTTTVRCHILDENAVTIVSSAEKVELLYPKSGYVEIDPDDLWTTICKVCKYCIQESGIDPKLISCLGISSQRGTFLTWDLETGKHYHKFITWKDLRADTMVKEWNSSFTMKTLRAGSNALYAFFRSKRFLAGSVLKLMNTQTTLRLLWAVQNVPGLQEAAIRGKAVYGGVDCWLLYKLTGKHVTDVSSASATGLFDPFTMEWAGWALGIFKLPRSLFPEVRDTAGNFGTVPKDLFGAEIPIFCSMADQAASLYGSGCFKPGDLKVTMGTGSFLNVNTGQEPHASVTGLYPLVGWRLGSELVYVVEGASNDTGSLIEWAKFLGIINQFSETSDLANSVEDSNGVYFVPAFSGLQAPINDPLAAAGFLGLKPTSGKAHLTRSLLESLVFRILLLYKALLNETRFSYQRIR, encoded by the exons GTCGAACTTCTGTATCCAAAGTCTGGTTATGTTGAAATTGACCCAGATGATCTGTGGACTACTATATGCAAAGTATGCAAATATTGTATACAAG AAAGTGGAATTGACCCGAAATTAATTTCTTGTCTGGGAATATCTTCGCAACGTGGTACTTTTCTCACGTGGGATTTAGAGACAGGAAAGCATTATCACAA ATTTATAACATGGAAGGATTTGAGAGCAGACACAATGGTAAAAGAATGGAATTCTTCATTTACGATGAAGACTCTTCGAGCAGGATCAAATGCTCTTTATGCTTTTTTCCGAAGCAAAAGATTTTTAGCCGGAAGTGTCTTAAAACTCATGAATACTCAG aCAACTCTAAGATTGTTGTGGGCCGTCCAAAATGTGCCAGGACTTCAAGAAGCGGCTATCCGTGGAAAAGCCGTCTATGGTGGAGTTGATTGCTGGCTTCTTTACAAATTAACGG gaaAACATGTCACGGATGTTTCGAGTGCCTCTGCTACTGGATTGTTTGATCCTTTCACAATGGAATGGGCTGGGTGGGCCTTAGGTATTTTTAAATTGCCCCGTTCTTTATTTCCGGAAGTGCGGGACACTGCTGGAAATTTTGGCACGGTACCCAAAGATTTATTCGGAGCTGAAATTCCCATTTTTTGTTCA atGGCGGATCAAGCTGCTTCTTTATATGGATCAGGGTGTTTTAAACCTGGCGATTTAAAAGTCACAATGGGAACAGGTTCGTTTTTAAATGTGAATACTGGCCAGGAGCCTCATGCTTCGGTAACag GCTTGTATCCTTTAGTTGGATGGCGATTAGGATCCGAATTAGTATACGTCGTCGAAGGTGCTTCAAATGATACTGGATCTCTTATCGAGTGGGCAAAATTCCtag GTATTATCAATCAGTTCTCGGAGACTTCTGATCTAGCAAACTCAGTAGAAGATTCAAATGGGGTTTATTTCGTTCCAGCTTTTAGTGGATTGcaa gcACCAATTAACGATCCGTTAGCTGCAGCGGGATTTTTAGGATTGAAGCCTACTTCAGGAAAAGCACATCTAACTCGTTCTTTACTGGAAAGTCTTGTATTCAGGATACTCCTTCTATATAAAGCTTTGCTCAATGAAACACGATTTTCATATCAAAGGATAAGGTAA